A genomic window from Agreia sp. COWG includes:
- a CDS encoding FAD binding domain-containing protein, which yields MDLNTVTRVVSARRRADLSILGASAVPLAGGTVLFAEPDPAIDTLVDLQTLGWPDLTATEAGLDVAATTTLATLSRMPNDGGWAAHPLFYQCCTALYGSFKVWNVATIGGNICNALPAGPMTSLFAALDAEALVWNADGTDSRMPVAGLVTGNTTTSLGAGDVLRSVHVPRRSLESATAYRKLALSALGRSGAVLIGRLDPVDGSFVLTVTAATERPEQLRFAGIPTAGELAAGIDGIGSWFTDAHGAADWRHAMGGLLGEEIREELAGGVSAR from the coding sequence ATGGACCTCAACACCGTGACCCGGGTCGTCAGCGCACGACGCCGCGCCGATCTCTCGATTCTCGGCGCGTCCGCCGTTCCGCTCGCCGGCGGCACGGTGCTGTTCGCCGAGCCCGACCCCGCCATCGACACGCTCGTCGATCTGCAGACGCTCGGCTGGCCCGATCTGACCGCGACCGAGGCCGGGCTCGACGTCGCGGCGACGACCACCCTCGCCACCCTCTCGCGCATGCCGAACGACGGCGGCTGGGCGGCGCATCCGCTGTTCTACCAGTGCTGCACCGCGCTCTACGGCTCGTTCAAGGTCTGGAATGTGGCGACCATCGGCGGCAACATCTGCAACGCGCTGCCCGCCGGCCCCATGACCTCGCTCTTCGCCGCCCTCGACGCCGAGGCGCTCGTCTGGAACGCAGACGGCACAGACAGCCGGATGCCCGTGGCCGGGCTGGTCACCGGCAACACCACCACGTCGCTCGGCGCCGGCGACGTGCTGCGCTCGGTGCACGTGCCACGGCGCTCGCTCGAGTCGGCCACGGCGTATCGCAAGCTCGCCCTATCGGCGCTCGGTCGCAGCGGCGCCGTGCTGATCGGCCGGCTCGACCCTGTCGACGGCTCGTTCGTGCTCACCGTGACGGCCGCGACCGAGCGCCCGGAACAGCTGCGCTTCGCCGGGATCCCCACGGCCGGCGAGCTGGCGGCGGGCATCGACGGCATCGGCAGCTGGTTCACGGATGCGCACGGCGCCGCGGACTGGCGACACGCGATGGGCGGCCTGCTCGGCGAAGAGATCCGAGAAGAACTGGCCGGAGGGGTGAGCGCACGATGA